In one Diabrotica virgifera virgifera chromosome 7, PGI_DIABVI_V3a genomic region, the following are encoded:
- the LOC126888816 gene encoding uncharacterized protein LOC126888816: MKLLVIPVLLLVGVSNASLLGKNGILANTANQLGIGNIINVGADAEANLLGNKVGVDGAVGVGGQGIGAHLAGDADVLGQKVNVHGDVLEGHAIDQQNHEVFRDNTGRQYTLQRQYIGSNSVLVRKYLDNGQIYLDGANQNNILQHSQSGSLVINGNSGSSGIVIIGGNQGQQGGLIINGGSGWPTTNIGVDTGLAGLLRNIKRVSPLEWQEWLLAQKQRNKYIDLTIIENWINQQHQLLKVDTAVIEGWIIQQQNLNPNFLYNWIINHQVPNILGNVRPPIDQGWNGQLRPPIASPEVWQQWVLQQRLKSNLDLTVVENWIYQQNKALNLNVDFLRGWVIQQQQLNPSFLYNWIVRKQVPNIFGGGISPPIFDPNTNIDTGFIPAPLRELLKLKKVSPLQWQEWLLDQKQRNKYIDITLIENWVNQQHQLLKVDIGIIEAWIIQQQNLNPSFLYNWIILKLVPNILGNTSDPAWDGQIRPPAKDQIWQQWLIQQRQKTNLDLTPIEYWINEQHKTLNLDIDFLRGWIMQQQLLNPSFLYNWIIKNQVPNISDGNEPIVPTKQQIWQQWLIQQRQKTNLDLTPIEYWINEQRKTWNLDVDFLREWIMQQQQLNPNFLYNWIIKNQVPNISNGREPIVPTKEQIWQQWLIQQRQKTNLDLTPIEYWINEQRKTWNLDVDFLREWIMQQQQLNPNFLYNWIIKNQVPNISNGKEPVVPTKEQIWQQWLIQQRQKTNLDLTPIEYWINQQHKTWNLDVDFLREWIMQQQQLNPTFLYNWIIKNQVPKISNGKEPIIEPSVEPTWNIDRVSPEVWQQWLIQQKQRNNIDITVIEDWINEQHKVFKLDVGLLEGWIIYQQRLNPSFLYNWVIKKEVPNISAEKVTPEEWQQWIIQQKQENNIDLSVIENWIYQQHQLLNQDVGDLEGWIIQQQKLNPSFLYNWIIMKEVPQIPSQWIIQRNETQVEETEVSHLWINGQVVESVPPGVWQKWIIEQKDKYNIDISVVENWINQQHQQSNIEVGFLEGWIIQQQKANANFLVNWIFKKQVPSFSYEWKIERVVSEASKDAGTFKVWINDKRVEKVNPEVWEKWINEQQERDGIDVSLVENIISQWSEGLKCDAAYLEAWVIQEQQADPKFLNRLTVEGKSPALSYKWKIEKQTIKPVVTSSSSHSLTWKVENAKKQ; this comes from the exons ATGAAGCTTTTAGTG ATACCGGTTCTCCTCCTCGTGGGAGTCTCCAATGCATCTCTTCTAGGAAAAAATGGAATCCTAGCAAACACGGCTAATCAACTTGGCATCGGCAATATCATTAACGTCGGTGCGGACGCTGAAGCTAATCTTTTAGGAAACAAAGTTGGTGTTGATGGTGCAGTTGGCGTTGGTGGCCAAGGAATTGGGGCCCATCTCGCAGGAGATGCTGATGTTTTGGGACAGAAGGTTAATGTCCATGGTGATGTGCTTGAGGGACACGCTATTGACCAACAGAACCACGAAGTCTTTAG AGACAACACAGGACGTCAATACACCCTTCAACGTCAGTACATCGGTTCCAACTCCGTCTTGGTAAGAAAATACTTGGACAATGGACAAATTTACCTCGATGGCGCAAACCAGAATAATATATTGCAACATTCTCAAAGCGGTAGCCTTGTTATTAACGGAAACAGTGGCTCCAGTGGTATAGTCATCATCGGCGGAAATCAAGGACAGCAAGGAGGACTCATCATTAACGGAGGGTCAGGTTGGCCAACCACAAATATAGGAGTAGATACCGGTCTCGCTGGTCTACTAAGGAATATTAAGAGAGTATCACCGCTAGAGTGGCAAGAATGGCTGCTTGCACAAAAACAAAGGAATAAATACATTGATCTAACGATTATTGAAAACTGGATCAATCAGCAACATCAATTATTGAAGGTAGATACTGCAGTTATAGAGGGATGGATCATTCAGCAACAAAACTTAAACCCCAACTTCTTGTATAACTGGATCATTAATCACCAGGTTCCTAATATTTTAGGCAACGTAAGGCCTCCAATTGATCAAGGTTGGAATGGACAATTGAGACCGCCAATAGCATCTCCAGAAGTTTGGCAACAATGGGTACTCCAGCAAAGACTAAAGAGCAACCTTGATTTAACTGTTGTCGAAAATTGGATCTACCAGCAAAATAAGGCATTGAATCTGAATGTTGACTTTTTGAGGGGATGGGTCATTCAGCAACAACAGTTGAATCCTAGCTTTTTATACAATTGGATAGTCAGGAAACAGGTTCCTAATATTTTCGGCGGTGGAATCAGTCCACCAATATTCGACCCAAACACAAATATAGATACAGGTTTCATCCCTGCTCCATTGAGAGAACTATTAAAGCTTAAGAAAGTATCACCTCTACAATGGCAAGAATGGCTGCTTGACCAAAAACAAAGGAACAAATACATTGATATAACGCTTATTGAAAACTGGGTTAACCAGCAACATCAACTATTGAAGGTAGATATTGGAATTATAGAGGCATGGATCATTCAGCAACAAAACCTGAACCCCAGCTTTTTGTATAACTGGATAATTCTAAAACTGGTTCCTAATATTTTGGGCAATACAAGTGACCCAGCTTGGGATGGACAAATAAGACCACCAGCAAAAGATCAAATTTGGCAACAATGGCTAATCCAGCAAAGACAAAAGACCAATCTTGATTTAACTCCTATCGAATACTGGATCAACGAGCAACATAAAACATTGAATTTGGATATCGACTTTTTGAGGGGATGGATCATGCAGCAGCAACTGTTAAATCCTAGCTTTTTATACAACTGGATAATTAAGAACCAAGTACCCAATATTTCAGATGGTAATGAACCAATAGTACCAACAAAACAGCAAATTTGGCAACAATGGCTAATCCAGCAAAGGCAAAAGACAAATCTTGATTTAACTCCTATCGAATACTGGATCAACGAGCAACGTAAAACATGGAATTTGGATGTTGATTTTTTGAGGGAATGGATCATGCAGCAACAACAGTTAAATCCTAACTTCTTATACAACTGGATAATTAAGAACCAAGTACCCAATATTTCAAATGGAAGAGAACCAATAGTACCAACAAAAGAGCAAATTTGGCAACAATGGCTTATCCAGCAAAGGCAAAAGACAAATCTTGATTTAACTCCTATCGAATACTGGATCAACGAGCAACGTAAAACATGGAATTTAGATGTCGACTTTTTGAGGGAATGGATTATGCAGCAACAACAGTTAAATCCTAACTTTTTATACAACTGGATAATTAAGAACCAAGTACCCAATATTTCAAATGGAAAAGAACCAGTAGTACCAACAAAAGAGCAAATTTGGCAACAGTGGCTAATCCAGCAAAG GCAAAAGACAAATCTTGATTTAACTCCTATCGAATACTGGATCAACCAGCAACATAAAACATGGAATTTGGATGTCGACTTTTTGAGGGAATGGATCATGCAGCAACAACAGTTAAATCCTACCTTTTTATACAACTGGATTATTAAGAACCAAGTTCCCAAAATTTCAAATGGAAAAGAACCAATAATAGAACCATCAGTAGAACCAACTTGGAATATCGATAGAGTATCCCCAGAAGTTTGGCAACAATGGTTAATACAACAAAAGCAAAGAAACAACATTGATATAACTGTTATTGAAGACTGGATTAATGAGCAACATAAAGTATTCAAGCTAGATGTCGGATTATTAGAGGGATGGATTATCTACCAACAAAGATTAAACCCTAGCTTTTTGTACAACTGGGTAATTAAGAAGGAGGTACCCAATATTTCAGCCGAAAAAGTAACCCCAGAAGAGTGGCAACAATGGATAATTCAACAAAAGCAAGAGAACAACATTGATTTAAGTGTTATCGAAAACTGGATCTACCAGCAACACCAGCTATTAAACCAAGACGTAGGAGATTTGGAAGGTTGGATCATACAGCAACAAAAGTTGAATCCTAGCTTTTTGTACAACTGGATCATCATGAAGGAGGTTCCTCAAATTCCATCCCAATGGATTATCCAACGTAATGAAACACAAGTTGAAGAAACAGAAGTTTCCCATCTATGGATAAACGGACAGGTTGTTGAAAGCGTACCACCAGGTGTTTGGCAGAAATGGATAATTGAACAAAAAGATAAATACAACATCGACATTAGCGTTGTAGAAAATTGGATAAATCAACAACACCAACAGTCAAACATAGAAGTTGGATTCTTGGAAGGGTGGATCATCCAACAACAAAAAGCCAATGCTAACTTCTTGGTCAACTGGATATTCAAAAAACAAGTTCCCAGTTTTTCATACGAATGGAAAATTGAACGTGTAGTCTCAGAAGCATCTAAAGATGCGGGTACTTTCAAGGTTTGGATCAATGATAAAAGGGTTGAGAAAGTTAACCCTGAGGTTTGGGAAAAATGGATCAATGAACAACAAGAAAGGGACGGCATTGATGTAAGTCTTGTAGAGAATATTATCAGCCAATGGAGCGAAGGGCTGAAGTGTGATGCTGCATATTTGGAAGCATGGGTAATTCAAGAACAACAAGCTGACCCCAAATTTTTGAACAGATTGACAGTCGAAGGGAAAAGTCCCGCTCTTTCCTACAAGTGGAAGATTGAAAAACAGACAATAAAACCTGTAGTCACAAGCAGCTCTTCACATTCCCTAACATGGAAAGTAGAAAACGCCAAAAAACAGTAg